The following coding sequences are from one Psychrobacter sp. AH5 window:
- the accD gene encoding acetyl-CoA carboxylase, carboxyltransferase subunit beta, whose product MANNMTEIMDKSATQNDGSKAAIESASQSWFNRPIPGIKQQLVPTLTAVETEPSTKCPNCHSMITNTALIFNCYVCPHCDHHLAMTARERLQWFLDQVDGELGQEFVAKDPLGFVDSKPYPQRMEQAQTKTGESEALIVLYGKLRNLEVVACAFDFQFMGGSMGSVVGDRFVQAAEKSLAERKPLVCFAASGGARMQEGLLSLMQMARTAAAVERLRIAGIPYIVVLTNPVYGGVTASLAMLGDIHLAEPKAMVGFAGKRVIEQTVRETLEEPFQRAEFLLEHGVVDEVVHRHQMIDTIYRLLAKLCHQPNVDA is encoded by the coding sequence ATGGCGAATAATATGACTGAAATTATGGATAAATCTGCGACGCAAAATGATGGTAGTAAGGCGGCTATAGAGTCAGCTAGTCAATCTTGGTTTAATCGTCCGATACCGGGTATTAAACAGCAACTAGTGCCGACCTTGACCGCTGTTGAAACCGAACCGTCAACTAAGTGTCCAAACTGTCACTCGATGATTACCAATACCGCGCTTATCTTCAACTGCTATGTCTGCCCGCACTGCGATCATCATTTGGCGATGACGGCTCGCGAGCGCTTACAATGGTTTTTGGATCAAGTCGATGGCGAGCTTGGCCAAGAGTTTGTAGCAAAAGATCCATTAGGTTTTGTCGATAGTAAGCCTTATCCGCAGCGTATGGAACAGGCTCAAACCAAGACGGGCGAGAGTGAAGCGCTAATTGTATTGTACGGTAAGCTGCGTAACCTTGAAGTGGTTGCTTGTGCTTTTGATTTCCAGTTTATGGGCGGCTCTATGGGCTCAGTAGTTGGCGATCGTTTTGTACAAGCGGCTGAGAAGTCACTGGCTGAGCGTAAGCCTTTGGTCTGCTTTGCAGCTTCCGGCGGCGCGCGTATGCAAGAAGGGCTATTGTCTTTGATGCAAATGGCGCGTACGGCGGCGGCGGTTGAGCGTCTGCGTATAGCAGGTATTCCTTATATCGTGGTACTGACCAACCCTGTCTATGGCGGTGTTACCGCCTCGCTTGCTATGCTTGGTGATATTCATTTAGCTGAGCCAAAAGCTATGGTCGGTTTTGCTGGTAAGCGTGTTATTGAACAGACGGTGCGCGAAACGCTAGAAGAGCCGTTCCAACGTGCTGAGTTCTTGTTAGAGCATGGCGTGGTTGACGAGGTGGTGCATCGTCATCAGATGATAGATACTATTTATCGTCTACTAGCCAAGCTGTGTCATCAGCCTAATGTAGACGCTTAA
- the trpA gene encoding tryptophan synthase subunit alpha encodes MTRIESTFDTLKSQNKKALIPYVMAGDPNPSNFVNLLHDLVKHGADMIEVGLPFSDPMADGPTVALAGERALAAGTSTRDALNMVAEFRKTDSQTPVILMGYLNPVEIIGYDTFVALCEQSGVDGILMVDLPPAEAGSFTQHLTEHSMNEIFLLSPTTLPERREQVLTHCGGYIYYVSLKGVTGSATLNTDDVAAQVQAIKAETDLPVCVGFGIRDGASAKAIGLHADGVIVGSALVQNFADIDASDAQAVAAAQQRIMLKMDELRDALDSL; translated from the coding sequence ATGACCCGAATAGAAAGCACCTTTGATACCCTAAAATCGCAAAATAAAAAAGCGCTGATTCCTTATGTGATGGCAGGCGACCCCAATCCCAGCAACTTTGTCAATCTGCTGCATGATTTGGTCAAACACGGCGCTGATATGATTGAGGTCGGTTTGCCATTCTCAGATCCTATGGCCGATGGCCCAACCGTGGCTTTAGCAGGTGAGCGCGCCTTGGCGGCTGGTACGAGCACGCGTGATGCGCTAAATATGGTGGCAGAATTTCGCAAAACAGATAGTCAAACGCCTGTTATCTTGATGGGTTATCTCAATCCGGTTGAGATTATTGGTTACGATACCTTTGTCGCGCTTTGCGAGCAGTCTGGCGTCGATGGTATTTTGATGGTGGATTTGCCACCAGCCGAGGCAGGCAGTTTTACTCAGCATTTAACCGAGCACTCGATGAATGAGATTTTCTTATTATCACCAACCACTTTGCCTGAGCGCCGTGAGCAAGTATTGACTCATTGCGGCGGTTATATCTATTACGTCTCATTAAAAGGGGTGACAGGTTCAGCCACGCTAAATACTGATGACGTAGCTGCGCAAGTACAAGCTATCAAAGCCGAAACGGATTTGCCAGTATGTGTCGGTTTTGGTATTCGTGATGGGGCTTCTGCTAAAGCTATTGGCCTGCATGCGGATGGGGTGATTGTTGGTAGCGCTTTAGTACAGAACTTTGCCGATATTGACGCTAGTGATGCGCAAGCGGTCGCCGCGGCGCAGCAACGTATCATGCTCAAGATGGATGAATTACGCGACGCTTTAGACAGCCTGTAA
- the trpB gene encoding tryptophan synthase subunit beta — protein sequence MSYVESKTPATGAQAINTFINPEGVADFNQYPDARGHFGVHGGRFVSETLMAALEELETLYTKVKTDPAFWEEYHNDLVNYVGRPTPLYHAKRLSDEIGGAQIYFKREDLNHTGAHKVNNTIGQALLAKMSGKKRIIAETGAGQHGVATATIAARLGLECIVYMGADDVERQKMNVYRMRLLGTTVVPVTSGSRTLKDAMNEAMRDWVTNVDTTYYIIGTVAGPHPYPLLVRDFQAIIGKETRVQHLQQTGKLPDALVACVGGGSNAIGLFFDFLNDTEVKMYGVEATGDGIESGRHSAPLAAGRIGVLHGNRTYLMADDEGQIQETHSISAGLDYPGVGPEHSFLKDMHRVEYVGCTDKEALEGFHEVTRKEGIIPALETAHACAYALKLAKTMSPEQTIVVNMSGRGDKDLHSVMKAEGIEL from the coding sequence ATGAGTTATGTCGAAAGTAAAACCCCTGCTACTGGTGCACAAGCGATCAATACTTTTATCAATCCAGAAGGCGTAGCCGATTTTAATCAATATCCAGATGCTCGCGGTCATTTTGGCGTGCATGGTGGCCGTTTTGTCTCTGAAACCCTGATGGCAGCGCTAGAAGAACTTGAGACGCTATACACCAAAGTCAAAACCGATCCAGCGTTTTGGGAGGAGTATCACAACGATTTGGTCAATTACGTCGGTCGTCCCACACCGCTTTATCATGCCAAGCGCTTAAGTGATGAAATAGGCGGCGCGCAGATTTATTTTAAGCGTGAAGATTTAAACCATACTGGCGCGCACAAGGTCAATAATACTATCGGACAAGCACTGCTTGCCAAAATGAGCGGCAAAAAACGCATTATTGCTGAAACGGGTGCAGGACAGCACGGCGTTGCAACCGCGACGATTGCCGCGCGTTTGGGACTTGAATGTATCGTTTATATGGGCGCGGATGATGTTGAGCGGCAAAAGATGAACGTTTATCGTATGCGTTTATTAGGGACAACAGTAGTGCCAGTAACCTCAGGTTCGCGCACGCTCAAAGACGCGATGAATGAAGCGATGCGCGACTGGGTCACTAACGTTGATACCACTTACTATATTATCGGTACGGTAGCAGGCCCACATCCTTATCCTTTATTAGTACGCGATTTCCAAGCGATTATCGGTAAAGAAACCCGCGTACAACATCTACAACAAACGGGTAAATTACCGGATGCATTAGTGGCTTGTGTCGGCGGTGGCTCTAACGCTATTGGCTTGTTCTTTGATTTCCTAAACGACACTGAGGTGAAGATGTATGGCGTCGAAGCTACTGGCGATGGTATTGAAAGTGGTCGTCATTCTGCGCCTCTAGCGGCAGGCCGTATTGGCGTATTACACGGCAATCGGACTTATCTGATGGCGGATGATGAAGGCCAAATCCAAGAGACTCATTCGATCTCTGCTGGCCTTGACTATCCTGGCGTGGGTCCTGAGCATAGTTTTCTAAAAGACATGCACCGTGTTGAATATGTCGGCTGTACCGACAAAGAAGCGTTAGAGGGTTTCCATGAAGTGACTCGTAAAGAAGGGATTATTCCCGCGCTTGAGACCGCTCACGCTTGTGCTTATGCCTTGAAGCTCGCTAAAACCATGTCGCCGGAGCAAACCATCGTGGTGAATATGTCCGGTCGCGGCGATAAAGATCTGCATTCAGTGATGAAGGCGGAAGGGATTGAGCTGTAA
- a CDS encoding phosphoribosylanthranilate isomerase, with amino-acid sequence MHVKFCGFTELTDIKTAARLGVEAVGLVFYPPSPRAVSIAQAQQLISAVPAFTSVVALVVNISPEDLIELADKVAFDIIQFHGDESPEQCQQLAASVNKRWIKALRINNEQHTLSSVSAQIEKFALAGASSILLDTYNPQKYGGTGERFDWDLIPKDSALPIILAGGLDADNVAATLDLPIYALDVSGGIESSKGKKDEAKMRGFMKAVKRDRWQNATLSEPLKQ; translated from the coding sequence ATGCACGTAAAGTTTTGTGGATTTACTGAGCTTACTGACATAAAAACCGCGGCCCGATTAGGGGTTGAGGCGGTAGGTCTAGTATTTTATCCGCCAAGTCCGCGTGCCGTTAGTATCGCGCAAGCTCAGCAATTAATTAGCGCTGTGCCAGCCTTTACTAGTGTGGTGGCGTTAGTCGTTAATATCAGCCCTGAAGATCTCATTGAGCTGGCTGATAAAGTCGCGTTTGATATCATTCAATTTCATGGCGATGAAAGCCCAGAGCAGTGTCAGCAGCTAGCAGCTAGCGTCAATAAACGCTGGATAAAAGCTTTGCGTATCAATAATGAACAACATACGCTATCGAGTGTTAGCGCCCAAATCGAGAAGTTCGCTTTGGCAGGCGCGAGTAGTATTTTACTCGATACCTATAATCCACAAAAATACGGCGGTACTGGTGAGCGCTTTGATTGGGATTTGATACCAAAGGACAGTGCGCTGCCTATTATTTTGGCAGGTGGGCTGGATGCTGATAATGTGGCGGCGACTCTAGATTTGCCTATCTATGCACTTGATGTAAGCGGCGGTATTGAATCTAGTAAAGGTAAAAAAGACGAAGCTAAAATGCGCGGCTTTATGAAAGCGGTCAAACGCGATCGATGGCAAAATGCGACGCTAAGCGAACCTCTAAAGCAGTAA
- a CDS encoding FAD-binding domain-containing protein, whose protein sequence is MPKKSAAASRDKESDNNNKPNNSSKSLHYLLWFRRDLRLHDNTALAAICEQANDNNAPVTAVYCLTPKQWHEHDMSVAQLDHIARTLPILAQSLQQPLNITLNVYLCTDFADSIDTIIELCKDQQITTVMTNHEYEGNEIERDERLAEQLAKDNIEFIRHHDQCILPPLSITTNDGDSMYKVFTPFYRKWRDTLEAGSITAHEPARIEANNKTNNTIKSMALNSAKDNANTSTSIEKLGEKTVDNYLKALAKDEFKHCADHEAQLKQAREDYPAGEQAATQRLYDFIADDIHHYDVSRDKPILQGTSHLSAYLTIGAISPRRCYLQAVQAQEKLHGNDSDNEDINRWISELAWRDFYRHVLVDKPELIRHQAYKDEMDKSINWSYDKDDFAAWCAGMTGVPLVDAAMRCLNATGFMHNRLRMVTAMFLTKDLLIDWRLGERYFMQQLIDGDFASNNGGWQWSASVGTDSAPYFRIMNPFSQGKSHDAKGEFIKTWLPELKDIPASTLHSEDKMRKAVKKGGQFAKIDYPAPMVEHKEARQLAIAEFKK, encoded by the coding sequence ATGCCTAAAAAGAGCGCAGCAGCTAGCCGTGATAAAGAGAGTGATAACAATAATAAGCCAAATAATAGCTCAAAGTCGCTGCATTATTTGCTGTGGTTTCGTCGTGATTTGCGCCTTCATGACAACACCGCTTTGGCGGCTATCTGTGAGCAGGCCAACGACAACAACGCGCCTGTCACCGCGGTATATTGCTTAACCCCAAAGCAGTGGCATGAGCATGATATGTCCGTCGCTCAGCTTGATCATATTGCTCGTACTTTGCCGATACTGGCGCAAAGCTTACAACAGCCGCTCAATATTACGCTAAATGTTTATCTCTGCACCGATTTTGCCGATAGTATTGATACTATTATTGAGCTTTGTAAAGACCAGCAGATCACTACAGTGATGACCAATCATGAGTATGAAGGCAATGAGATTGAGCGTGATGAAAGACTAGCAGAGCAGCTTGCTAAAGACAATATTGAGTTTATTCGTCATCACGATCAGTGTATTTTACCGCCGCTGAGTATTACTACCAATGATGGCGATAGCATGTATAAAGTGTTTACGCCTTTTTATCGAAAATGGCGCGACACGCTGGAGGCCGGCTCAATAACTGCGCATGAACCCGCTAGAATTGAGGCCAATAATAAAACCAATAATACTATAAAGTCGATGGCGCTGAACTCAGCAAAAGACAACGCTAATACCAGCACTAGTATAGAAAAGCTTGGCGAAAAAACTGTCGATAACTATCTCAAAGCGCTTGCAAAAGATGAGTTTAAGCACTGCGCCGATCATGAGGCGCAGCTAAAGCAAGCACGCGAAGATTATCCAGCTGGAGAGCAAGCCGCTACCCAGCGTTTGTATGATTTTATAGCTGATGATATTCATCATTATGATGTCAGCCGTGATAAGCCCATTTTGCAAGGTACTAGCCATCTATCGGCTTACTTAACCATTGGTGCTATTAGTCCAAGGCGCTGCTATTTGCAGGCGGTACAAGCGCAAGAAAAACTACATGGTAATGATAGCGATAACGAGGACATCAATCGCTGGATAAGCGAGCTGGCATGGCGAGATTTTTATCGTCATGTGCTAGTCGATAAGCCTGAGCTGATCCGCCATCAAGCTTATAAAGATGAGATGGATAAAAGTATCAATTGGTCATATGATAAAGACGACTTTGCCGCTTGGTGTGCGGGGATGACGGGCGTGCCGCTAGTCGATGCGGCGATGCGCTGTCTAAACGCCACAGGCTTTATGCATAATCGCTTACGCATGGTAACGGCGATGTTTTTGACCAAAGATTTGCTCATTGATTGGCGCTTAGGAGAGCGCTACTTTATGCAGCAACTCATAGATGGTGACTTCGCTTCTAACAATGGCGGCTGGCAATGGAGCGCATCGGTAGGCACCGATTCTGCGCCCTACTTTCGTATTATGAATCCTTTTAGCCAAGGCAAAAGTCATGACGCAAAAGGCGAATTTATAAAAACTTGGCTGCCAGAATTAAAAGACATTCCTGCTAGCACTTTGCACAGTGAAGATAAAATGCGTAAGGCGGTAAAAAAAGGCGGTCAGTTTGCCAAGATAGACTACCCAGCACCGATGGTTGAGCACAAAGAAGCACGGCAATTAGCTATTGCTGAATTTAAGAAATAA
- a CDS encoding IS982 family transposase yields the protein MDNLTELYCHIDDFYQQFKPEFDAHLIATKHQRLRACQISVAEIMTVLVLFHQLRYRQFKAFYYHHMLGMMKREFPNLPSYSRFIELVPRSIMPLCSYLQSIMGDCTGISYIDSTKIAVCHNKRIYRHKVFEGLATRGKSSMGWFYGFKLHAIINHKGELVSVKVTAGNTDDRVPVKDMATSVFGKVFGDRGYISKALNAWLTKHSDTTLITKLRRNMKPQVLKPMDEALLNHRSLVETVFGELKNLCQIEHSRHRSVTGFITNLLSGLIAYCWFPYKPTIKNMPQQRQVATL from the coding sequence ATGGACAACCTAACCGAACTATACTGCCATATTGACGACTTTTATCAGCAATTCAAACCTGAGTTTGACGCTCATTTAATCGCAACGAAACACCAAAGGTTAAGAGCATGCCAGATAAGTGTAGCAGAGATTATGACTGTCTTGGTACTGTTTCATCAACTGCGTTATCGACAGTTTAAGGCGTTTTACTACCATCACATGCTTGGCATGATGAAACGGGAGTTTCCAAATCTGCCGAGCTACTCGCGATTTATAGAGCTAGTGCCGCGCAGTATCATGCCACTGTGCAGCTACTTGCAAAGCATAATGGGCGACTGTACGGGTATCAGCTATATTGATTCAACCAAGATAGCAGTTTGTCATAACAAGCGTATCTACCGTCACAAAGTCTTTGAAGGACTTGCAACCCGAGGCAAAAGCAGCATGGGCTGGTTCTATGGCTTTAAGCTGCATGCCATTATCAATCATAAGGGCGAGCTTGTATCTGTTAAAGTCACTGCGGGTAATACCGATGACAGAGTGCCTGTTAAGGATATGGCAACGTCTGTGTTTGGCAAGGTGTTTGGTGATAGAGGATACATCAGTAAAGCACTAAACGCGTGGCTCACAAAACACAGTGATACCACGTTGATAACCAAACTTCGGCGTAATATGAAACCGCAAGTACTCAAGCCGATGGATGAGGCGCTACTCAATCATCGCTCTTTGGTTGAAACGGTTTTTGGAGAGCTTAAAAACTTGTGCCAAATCGAACACTCACGCCATCGTAGTGTCACGGGGTTTATCACAAACTTGCTGTCAGGTTTAATTGCTTATTGCTGGTTTCCCTATAAACCCACCATCAAAAACATGCCTCAGCAGAGACAGGTAGCCACATTGTAA
- a CDS encoding DUF4230 domain-containing protein — protein MTTSASPDPNLQDNNLIKRPKPKPKIAKISWLLLIVGLAALVFAIYMMQNGPEEEPVETITREGVVTQIQQLNRLQTVAFSVDTIITSERAGSWMKLWQDEQKALFIAKGRVQAGIDLRALTPEMVQVVQPSEALVTADDEQNVSAENPVSIMPKINITIPPSEVFAVYLDDIEIYDWQTGVFGIMQVDPKILEQAQSTAKKEVLERACRGDVMNLALQNAQQQLQQLFAMTGAVVTVTTQGAGACQMPASTA, from the coding sequence ATGACAACTTCTGCATCGCCAGATCCTAATCTGCAAGATAATAATCTCATTAAACGGCCTAAACCTAAGCCAAAAATAGCCAAAATATCATGGCTGTTACTAATTGTAGGCTTAGCGGCTTTAGTTTTTGCTATTTATATGATGCAAAACGGCCCTGAGGAAGAACCTGTCGAGACTATTACTCGTGAAGGGGTAGTCACCCAAATCCAGCAGCTTAATCGTTTGCAAACGGTAGCCTTTAGTGTCGATACGATTATTACTAGTGAGCGCGCGGGAAGCTGGATGAAACTGTGGCAGGATGAGCAAAAGGCGCTGTTTATCGCCAAAGGCCGCGTGCAAGCGGGTATCGATTTAAGGGCACTGACGCCTGAGATGGTGCAAGTGGTGCAGCCGAGTGAAGCGCTGGTCACGGCTGATGATGAACAAAATGTTAGCGCTGAAAATCCCGTTTCTATTATGCCAAAGATTAATATTACTATCCCGCCCTCGGAGGTTTTTGCCGTCTACCTTGATGATATTGAGATTTACGACTGGCAAACGGGCGTGTTTGGCATAATGCAAGTCGATCCAAAGATATTGGAACAGGCGCAAAGCACCGCTAAAAAAGAAGTGCTTGAGCGCGCTTGTCGCGGTGATGTGATGAACTTAGCGCTACAAAACGCTCAGCAGCAATTGCAACAGCTGTTTGCCATGACGGGCGCGGTAGTAACCGTGACTACTCAAGGAGCAGGCGCATGTCAGATGCCGGCTAGTACCGCATAA
- a CDS encoding proline--tRNA ligase: MKASQFLFATLKETPSDADIASSQLMVRAGLIRKIASGLYIWLPLGLRVLQKVERIVREEMQNVGAQEVLMPMTQPAELWQTTGRFNDYGPELLRFKDRHDRDFVLGPTHEEVITTLAQSELRSYKQLPITFFQIQGKFRDEIRPRFGVMRAREFTMKDAYSFHVDQVSLAKTYHDMYEAYTRIFTRLGLNFRAVQADTGSIGGFASHEFHVLANSGEDDIAFSDSSDYAANVELAESISFNMAERQPPKQEREDVLTEGMTTCKMVAEHLDIPLANTVKTLIVHGHKEDDTPQLIAIVLRGDHQLNTIKAEKIEEANVPLTMASDEELKAAGLHKGYIGVDLDMPVFVDRSAATLSDFVSGANVVNKHTIGMNWARDARITRIVDVRNVQEGDPSPDGKGTLKIKRGIEVGHIFQLGDKYSQAMNATVSGEDGKPVTLMMGCYGIGVSRIIAAAIEQNNDENGIMWPQTPDVNDSLAPFEVAIVPMKSKEDIVMQTATALYEELKAKGVNVLLDDRNERPGVKFADLELIGIPHRIVVSDRNLAEDKYEYVDRRDSDKQMLSREEVLAKIIKN, translated from the coding sequence ATGAAAGCCAGTCAGTTCTTGTTCGCCACTCTAAAAGAGACTCCAAGTGATGCCGATATCGCCTCTAGCCAATTGATGGTGCGTGCCGGTCTTATTCGTAAAATCGCTTCTGGATTATATATTTGGTTGCCTTTAGGGCTACGCGTTTTACAAAAGGTCGAGCGTATCGTCCGGGAAGAGATGCAAAATGTCGGTGCGCAAGAAGTGCTAATGCCGATGACTCAGCCCGCTGAGCTGTGGCAAACCACAGGGCGTTTCAATGACTATGGTCCTGAGCTCCTACGTTTTAAAGACCGTCATGATCGCGACTTTGTGCTCGGGCCCACGCATGAGGAAGTCATTACTACTCTAGCGCAAAGCGAGCTGCGTAGTTATAAGCAGTTGCCGATTACCTTTTTCCAGATTCAAGGTAAATTTCGTGATGAGATTCGTCCGCGCTTTGGGGTAATGCGAGCGCGCGAATTCACTATGAAAGACGCTTACTCGTTCCATGTCGATCAGGTGTCGCTTGCAAAGACTTATCATGATATGTATGAGGCTTATACGCGTATCTTTACCCGCTTAGGCTTAAACTTCCGCGCGGTACAAGCAGATACCGGCTCTATTGGCGGCTTTGCTTCGCATGAGTTTCATGTCTTAGCTAATAGTGGTGAAGATGATATCGCTTTTTCAGATTCCTCAGACTATGCTGCTAACGTTGAGCTTGCTGAATCCATATCGTTCAATATGGCTGAGCGCCAACCGCCAAAGCAAGAGCGCGAGGATGTACTCACCGAAGGCATGACCACTTGTAAGATGGTCGCTGAGCACTTAGATATCCCGCTTGCTAATACGGTCAAAACCTTGATTGTCCATGGTCATAAAGAAGACGATACCCCGCAGCTTATCGCCATTGTCTTACGCGGTGATCATCAGCTAAACACTATCAAGGCTGAGAAAATCGAAGAAGCAAATGTGCCATTAACCATGGCCTCCGATGAAGAGCTAAAAGCCGCTGGTCTGCACAAGGGCTATATCGGCGTTGATCTCGATATGCCAGTGTTTGTCGATCGCTCGGCGGCCACTTTATCCGATTTTGTGAGCGGCGCTAATGTGGTGAATAAACACACCATCGGTATGAACTGGGCACGTGATGCACGTATTACTCGTATCGTCGATGTGCGTAATGTACAAGAAGGCGACCCGTCTCCAGATGGCAAAGGCACGCTGAAGATTAAGCGCGGTATCGAAGTTGGCCACATCTTCCAGCTAGGTGATAAGTACTCACAAGCGATGAATGCCACCGTCTCCGGCGAAGATGGCAAACCTGTGACACTGATGATGGGCTGCTACGGTATCGGTGTCAGCCGTATTATTGCCGCGGCTATCGAGCAAAATAACGATGAAAACGGTATCATGTGGCCGCAAACGCCTGATGTTAATGACTCATTAGCGCCGTTTGAAGTCGCTATCGTACCGATGAAATCTAAAGAAGATATAGTAATGCAGACGGCGACCGCACTGTATGAAGAGCTAAAGGCAAAAGGCGTCAACGTGTTGCTCGATGACCGTAATGAGCGCCCGGGTGTGAAGTTTGCTGACCTTGAACTTATTGGTATTCCGCATCGTATTGTGGTATCCGATCGCAACCTTGCTGAGGATAAGTACGAATACGTCGATCGCCGTGATAGCGACAAACAAATGCTTAGCCGCGAAGAAGTATTGGCAAAAATTATCAAAAACTAG
- the queF gene encoding NADPH-dependent 7-cyano-7-deazaguanine reductase QueF (Catalyzes the NADPH-dependent reduction of 7-cyano-7-deazaguanine (preQ0) to 7-aminomethyl-7-deazaguanine (preQ1) in queuosine biosynthesis) — protein MSIHGILGEQTTDYPTQYAPEILYPIARSMGREAISEQAEKLSIGMDWWHAFEMSWLNKQGISQVAMARFSIAATSTFIVESKSLKLYLNSINFTEFASWDEVEALLTKDLSACVQGEVQVELFDLNNKASELLISQPTGVCIDNALVDSTDKVALTHDPDATLLKSKPLKSNAAVSNNSSEPYAFYSNLLRSNCPVTNQPDWGTLAVEISSDIAIDEASMLRYILSFRQHNGFHEQCVEQIFADLSEVYQPSQLMVRAWYTRRGGIDINPCRVSDISLLPKPSRLIRQ, from the coding sequence ATGAGTATTCATGGCATTTTAGGTGAGCAAACCACTGATTATCCAACCCAGTACGCTCCAGAAATCTTGTATCCGATTGCCCGTAGTATGGGTCGCGAGGCTATTAGCGAGCAAGCCGAGAAACTTAGTATCGGTATGGACTGGTGGCATGCTTTTGAGATGTCGTGGCTCAATAAGCAAGGTATCTCACAAGTGGCGATGGCGCGCTTTAGTATTGCTGCAACATCTACTTTTATTGTGGAGTCCAAGTCGCTTAAGCTGTATCTAAATAGTATTAATTTTACTGAGTTTGCTAGCTGGGATGAAGTCGAGGCGCTACTCACCAAAGATCTGTCAGCTTGTGTACAGGGCGAGGTGCAAGTTGAGTTATTTGATTTGAATAATAAAGCGTCAGAGTTATTAATCTCTCAGCCAACAGGCGTTTGTATTGACAACGCTTTAGTAGATAGTACCGATAAGGTGGCTTTGACGCATGACCCTGATGCTACCTTGCTAAAGAGCAAACCGTTAAAGAGTAATGCGGCGGTATCTAATAATAGCAGTGAGCCTTACGCTTTTTATTCTAATCTGCTACGTAGTAATTGTCCGGTGACCAATCAGCCCGATTGGGGTACTTTGGCCGTAGAGATAAGTAGTGACATAGCCATTGATGAAGCCAGTATGCTGCGTTATATCTTAAGCTTCCGTCAGCATAACGGTTTTCATGAGCAGTGTGTCGAGCAAATATTTGCCGATTTAAGCGAGGTTTATCAGCCAAGTCAGCTAATGGTTAGAGCTTGGTATACGCGCCGCGGCGGTATCGATATCAACCCTTGCCGTGTTAGTGACATCTCGTTATTGCCGAAGCCCAGTCGTCTGATTCGTCAGTAG
- a CDS encoding ABC transporter permease codes for MSWSRKWVAFNTILLKEIRRILRIWPQTLLPPVITMTLYFIIFGRMIGDRVGEMGGVPYMQFIVPGLIMMAIITNSYSNVVSSFFSAKFTASIEELLVSPVSKHAILSGYVSGGIFRGLVIALIVSIVALFFTELGIEHLFVTIFTVLGTSILFSLGGFINAVYARSFDDISIIPSFVLTPLTFLGGVFYSMEDLSSFWQNVSLLNPIVYMVNAFRYGILGYSDVNVWYSMAAIFVFCVIFYIISYRLLSDGSRIRL; via the coding sequence ATGTCTTGGAGTAGGAAATGGGTCGCTTTTAATACTATTTTATTAAAAGAGATCCGCCGGATATTGCGTATTTGGCCTCAAACCTTATTGCCGCCTGTCATTACTATGACTTTGTACTTTATCATTTTTGGTAGAATGATTGGCGATAGAGTCGGTGAGATGGGCGGTGTGCCTTACATGCAGTTCATCGTGCCGGGTCTTATCATGATGGCGATTATTACCAATAGCTACTCCAACGTAGTCTCAAGTTTCTTTAGCGCTAAGTTTACTGCTAGTATCGAAGAGCTTTTGGTCTCGCCGGTCTCCAAACATGCCATATTGTCAGGGTATGTCAGCGGCGGTATTTTTCGCGGTTTAGTCATTGCCCTTATTGTCTCAATTGTAGCGCTGTTCTTCACTGAGCTTGGTATTGAGCATTTATTTGTTACGATATTTACCGTTTTGGGAACCTCTATTTTGTTCTCATTAGGCGGTTTTATAAATGCAGTTTATGCGCGCTCTTTCGATGATATCTCCATCATTCCAAGTTTTGTATTGACGCCATTGACCTTTTTGGGCGGGGTGTTTTATTCGATGGAAGACTTATCAAGCTTTTGGCAAAATGTGTCACTACTCAATCCTATCGTCTATATGGTAAACGCCTTTCGTTATGGTATTTTGGGCTATTCTGATGTCAATGTTTGGTATTCGATGGCGGCTATTTTCGTGTTTTGTGTGATTTTTTATATTATCTCTTATCGTTTATTAAGCGATGGCTCGCGCATTCGTTTGTAG